Within the Novosphingobium pentaromativorans US6-1 genome, the region CATAGTTGTCGCGGCGAAAGGCAAGGCTGGCATCAATACCCAACTTGCCGCCGATCACCTTGTCGTAATTGAGCCTGCCGCCAAGACTGGTGACGAGGTCCTTGCCTCCGTACCAGCGCTGGAAAGCAGTGGCCGTGGCTCTGAGACGCCCGCCCGAAAGGCGAAACTCGGGGCCAGCCTCCCCGCCGACATAGATGTCGTCGAAGTCATGGTCCTTGTAGCGAAGGACACGGCCATAGGCGCCGAGATAGACCGGTACCTTGCTGAAGCGCCACAGACGCACCGATGCATCACCACCTGCGACCATGCCGATCCCCGAACGCGCCCTCGCATTGTCGTCAAGCTTGAATGGCAAGCCGAAGATATCGACCTGCTCCTTGTTGGTGGCCGAGTTGATGTTGGTGTCCGGCGCGATCCCGATGTTGACATTGAAGCGCCAAGCCCGCCGCGCACGGATTGCTTCGCGGAAGCGGGCGATATTGGCAATCACCGTCTCGGGCGGGTGCTCGGCGATGGCGAGGCGGAACTGGTAGTCGGCCTGCTCGTCCTTCTTTGCGAGAAAGAGGGTCCGGGCAAGTTCAAGCCTCACCCGAACCAGGCTGGGGTCGCCTTCGAGTATCTTGCGGAGCAATCGTTCAGCCTGCGGGTAATCCTTGCGCGCAAGTGCCAGCATTCCATCAAGAAAGGCGCGCTCGACGCCTCCCGCACCGTCCGCCGCCAGCCGGTCCAGCAAGACTTGCGCTTCCTCGTACCGGCCCGCGTCGATCAGTTTTCCGGCCAGCGCCAGCACATCGTCGGCAGAAAGGTGTTCGAGCCTGGTCTCCCGAAGTTCAGGACCGTTCGAATTGCCATCATGTGCGGCTGCCGACGTTGCCGGGGCCGCCAGTGTTGCCGCATAGACCAGAACCGGGCCAAACATACGGACCATGTCAATGGCCCTCAAAACCGCTCAAGGCTGTGTCGCGACGAAGGCCACGCCAATCATGTTGTAGTCGCGAGATCCCGGAATCGCCATCGTTCCGCCAATCTGATCGGCGTTGGGACCGAAGAAGGCTCCGACCAACTGGCCGTCCGGCGAAGCTGTCGCAAGCTCGGACCCAGACGCGAACATCCCTTCAGAAAATGAACCAGCAAGCCGTGATCCGCTCAGCGCAATATCGAAATCGCCGAGTTCGGAGATTGGTGCGTGTCCCGAAAGATCGTAGTGATAAGCTTCGACGTCATCGGAAAGGATATCGTATTCTACTGCGGCCGCAATTGATTGCGCTCCAAAGTCAGCAGTCATCGCTATGTCGAGATTGAAAGGGCCTGGGTTGCCGAAGTCCTTTATGCCTCCTGCTGTATTTATTGGCACAGTCGCTAAAATGTCGGTGGCAGACGCAACCCGGTAAGTGGCAGTGCCCAAAGTGGGAATATCTCCTGGTGCCGTGCGATCTCCATAGACGTAAAGTAGGCTCCCACCCACCCAATCGCCGGTCCACAGCACTCCGTTTGCGTCAGTGACGGTATGGGGCCAGCTCCATTGGCCCAGCGAAACATAGCTTTGGCCGACAGATGTGGTGAACATCGCTTCGTCGAAAATATGGCTGTACAGGGAGGCGCTTCGTCCTTCGCCTTCGACACTGACGAGTACGCCGTCCTCACTAAACGTCGCTACGTATTCATGGCCGTAGGCTTCGTCGTCGACCTGGAAGTCGATCTGCCCATCTGGATCATCAAACGACTTGGCGGATAGCTCGGGCACGGCGACAGGATCGAAAGTGAACGAGTAGGTGTTCGTCGTGCTGTCGACCGCAACCGTAAGCGAGCCAGGTGCGAGAAACGAAGGGGGGGTGTCTTCTTCGATTACCAGAGCGATCGTGTCGTAGCCTCCACTGGTCAGTGCGGGCGTAGGAGCAAGGGCATCGCCGACGATCAATTCCTTAGCCGCCTGCGGATCGGCCGTGACCTCCCCTGACGAGGGCGCAATCGGACCGGGTGCGGAGCTAACGCTGGCCAAGCCGCCCCCGCCTCCGCAACCTGCGAGCACAAGGGACGAAGCCAGCAGCAATCCGCATGCGTGCAATTGCTGTCTGATGCTACGATGTGAAACTGGCGAAATCCTCGACATCGCGGTGACTCCAATAGAACTGGATTGAACCACCTTCCCTGGTACCAAAGTTCTGAACGGAGGGGGGAGGGTGCGATGGATGGCGCTACCTTGCGATGGAAGAGCCATTCGTTCGATGAATGCAATCTGTGAGCGATTTGGACCTATTGCTTGCCTACGAAGACGCCGGCGGCGCTCGGCCCAGGTGAAGACCCTGATGCCGGGTCATAGGGATAGGTGTTAACCTCGAAGCTGAATCCCGTTTCTTCCGCGCCTGGACCAAAGAACAATCCGTCGAACGAGCCGGAAACCGAATTGCCTTCCAGTGTTCCGGAGAGCGATCCCCAATAGGCGTTGTCATCGGCGCCATAGTCGTCGACGCCGCAGCTGATCGGACAGCCCATATCGCCGGTGCCGCTTAGAGTACCGATCTCGAAACCGGCTCCTGTCGCAAGCGCGGGATCGTTTGCGATACGCAGACCCTCTGTGCGCAGCGAAAGTTCGGTAGATACGGTCCATTCCCCGAAATCCGCGGTGAGCGTGCCGGTACTTCCGAGCAACCGGTAAGTTCCGTAATAACCGTCGACAATACCGTTATAGATCGCCGTTCCCGTGGCAGGCAGGTTCGCCTTCTCGGTCGATTGGCCAAACACGAATGAATATGCCGAGACATTGCGGGGCTCTTCAGGGGCGTGAGGGTCAACAGCCGTCCAAAGGCCGTAACTCAGATATTGAAGTTGCAACCGGTCGTTACCCGGATCTTGTCTCAGCACTTCCAGGCTCTTCACTCCGGTACCGGCCTCCTTGCGATAATAGAGAAAATTGCCGGGTTCGTCGGTTGGTTGTGCAGGGCCGACATTCGCCTCCGGGTCAAAGACCTCGGTAATATAGTTTCCTTCAACAGTGACAGTATAGGTGTTGGTTGCCTCCTCGACCTCGATTGCCAGGATATTTTCGGACAGATCGTATGGACCATCAGCTTTCAAGGTCTCAGTTCCATCAACCTGATATTTCCCAGAAATTTCGACGAATCCGACCGGGGTCCCGGTAAATGATGGTGTGGGAGGCGGAGCGGGTGTAGCTATCGGACCCGGTGTGGTATTGGCGCTGTTGACGCCGCCGTCACCGCCGCAGCCAGCGAGGGCCAGTCCAAGAATGCCAAGGACACTGCCCACCCGCAAGCATCGGCGAATGTCGCTCGCGCGAGGAAGGAAATCTTCCATCATGACCTGGGCCTCCTTGCCGCCGGAGTCTTCCTCCTGCCTGCCTCGATAGACCCTCGGCCGGCATCATGGCGGGCAATGCGACAGGCTCGCCCATAGGACGACGAACGGCTTCTTGTGACGATGAACGGGGTGCGCGGGGAGCGCGGTCAGATCGAATATCTGATCCTTAAATACCAGCTCCGGCCATCCGCATAGTAGCGTCCGGCGAATTCGGGGATCGATCCGAAAAAGCCGGAATAGTAATAAGTCTTGTCGAACAGGTTGTGCGCGCCCGCGGTGACCCGGTACTTGCCCGATGCGACCGTCCAGGTCAGGCTGGCGTCGGTTACGGAATAAGCTCGGATGACCTCGGAATCGAAGTTGTTGATGCCCAGGGCATGAAAGTGCTTACCCACGGCGCGGATCGAGCCTTCTGCGGTTAGTTTCTGGTCGTCCGGCAACGCGAGGACGTAAATCGCTCCAGCACTGATCGTGTATTTGGGCGTCATCACTGGCTGAGCATCATATCCCGGCGCATATCCGGTGGGATCGGGCGAAAATATCGGGTGATTGGCAGAGGCCTTGCGATAATGCGCTTCGAGCAAGCCGATATTGGCGAACAGCTGGAACTGCTCGATCGGTGCAAAGGTCAGTTCCGCCTCGAGTCCTTTGGACCGAATATTCGAAGAAGCTACGAGGTCGGGCGAGATGAGATCGGTGCGACCGGTGTTGTAGCTGGTGAAGGCAGTTATGTTCGTTCGCAAACGATGTTCGAACCAGTCGGCCTTGACCCCCAGTTCCCATGTCGTGGCGAGTTCGGGGGCCAGCCAGTGCTGCGCCGTGGTAGCAATGCTGGAACGCGCACCCTCTACGTTTCCGACCTTGTACCCCTTCGCGAAGCTTGCGTAGACGAGCAAATCATCAAGCGGCCGCCAATCGATGCCGACACGCGGGGTAAACCGGTTCCAGGCCTT harbors:
- a CDS encoding surface lipoprotein assembly modifier, translated to MVRMFGPVLVYAATLAAPATSAAAHDGNSNGPELRETRLEHLSADDVLALAGKLIDAGRYEEAQVLLDRLAADGAGGVERAFLDGMLALARKDYPQAERLLRKILEGDPSLVRVRLELARTLFLAKKDEQADYQFRLAIAEHPPETVIANIARFREAIRARRAWRFNVNIGIAPDTNINSATNKEQVDIFGLPFKLDDNARARSGIGMVAGGDASVRLWRFSKVPVYLGAYGRVLRYKDHDFDDIYVGGEAGPEFRLSGGRLRATATAFQRWYGGKDLVTSLGGRLNYDKVIGGKLGIDASLAFRRDNYARRRDLDAWAIEATLSANRAISLSAIGFAYTTVRRSIAHEPGYSNWNARIGGGVLKEIGWGLRPQLGIEVGRQINDERLGVFGRTRRDWSLQASASIYKRDWNIAGFAPSVKVTWSRTYSTIAFYDQKRLRTEFGLTKAF
- a CDS encoding transferrin-binding protein-like solute binding protein, producing the protein MIVGDALAPTPALTSGGYDTIALVIEEDTPPSFLAPGSLTVAVDSTTNTYSFTFDPVAVPELSAKSFDDPDGQIDFQVDDEAYGHEYVATFSEDGVLVSVEGEGRSASLYSHIFDEAMFTTSVGQSYVSLGQWSWPHTVTDANGVLWTGDWVGGSLLYVYGDRTAPGDIPTLGTATYRVASATDILATVPINTAGGIKDFGNPGPFNLDIAMTADFGAQSIAAAVEYDILSDDVEAYHYDLSGHAPISELGDFDIALSGSRLAGSFSEGMFASGSELATASPDGQLVGAFFGPNADQIGGTMAIPGSRDYNMIGVAFVATQP